A genome region from Pseudomonas pergaminensis includes the following:
- a CDS encoding enoyl-CoA hydratase/isomerase family protein, whose translation MTTDSPVLSQVQAGVAWITLNRGPQRNALDIPTLKHLHTLLDAFNTDAAVRVVVLTGNGRSFCAGADLAEWADAEARGALETYGWTETAHALMTRLHTLDKPTIAAINGTAVGAGMDLTLCCDLRIAAQSARFKAGYTSMAYSPDAGASWHLPRLIGSEQAKRLLFLDELWSADRALVAGLVGEVVADDQLQAHTTELAARLASGPTFAFAQTKTLIREGADRSLPEQLQAELAAGLLCGRSADGAEALRASMEKRLPNFCGK comes from the coding sequence ATGACGACCGATTCGCCCGTGCTCAGTCAGGTACAAGCAGGCGTTGCCTGGATCACCCTCAACCGTGGCCCGCAGCGCAACGCCTTGGACATCCCCACCCTCAAGCACCTGCACACCTTGCTCGATGCCTTCAACACCGACGCCGCGGTGCGCGTGGTGGTATTGACCGGCAACGGTCGCAGTTTCTGCGCGGGTGCCGACCTGGCCGAATGGGCCGACGCCGAAGCCCGTGGCGCCCTCGAAACCTACGGCTGGACCGAAACCGCCCACGCGCTGATGACCCGCCTGCACACCCTCGATAAACCCACGATTGCTGCGATCAATGGCACGGCCGTCGGCGCCGGCATGGACCTGACGTTGTGCTGCGACCTGCGCATCGCCGCCCAATCGGCGCGCTTCAAGGCCGGCTACACCAGCATGGCCTACTCGCCGGACGCAGGCGCCAGCTGGCACTTGCCACGCCTGATTGGCAGCGAGCAAGCCAAGCGCCTGCTGTTCCTCGACGAGCTGTGGAGTGCCGACCGCGCGCTGGTCGCTGGCCTGGTGGGTGAAGTGGTCGCCGATGATCAGCTCCAGGCGCATACCACCGAATTGGCCGCACGCCTGGCCAGCGGCCCGACCTTCGCCTTCGCCCAGACCAAAACCCTGATCCGCGAAGGCGCCGACCGCAGCCTGCCCGAGCAGTTGCAGGCCGAACTGGCCGCCGGCCTGTTGTGCGGTCGCAGTGCCGACGGCGCTGAAGCCCTGCGCGCATCCATGGAAAAGCGCCTCCCGAATTTCTGCGGCAAATAA
- a CDS encoding oxidoreductase — protein MSHPAFPHLFEPLVLRGKRLKNRIMSSGHDTSMPTDNRVNAQLIAYHRARAEGGVGLIVLQVAGVHDSARYTSHVLMATDDGCIDGYRELANTCHAQGTVVLSQIFHPGREIMESADGLLAVAYSASGVPNERFRVMPRALDQAMIDAIVAGYAAAARRLHQAGIDGVEVVASHGYLPAQFLNPRVNRRSDAYNGSLEHRLKFLRDIIAAVRAATDDQFIIGLRISADERDAEGLTETESLEAVQRLQAQLDYVHIVAGTSASLGGAIHIVPPMAIAAAYLADEAARFKASLSIPLFVTGRINQPQEAELILARGQADVCGMTRALICDPRMPAKTLEGRAEDVRACIACNQACIGHFHKGLPISCIQHPETGRELIFGEMQGALKRKRIMVVGGGPAGMKAAAVAAQRGHDVTLYEASGQLGGQVLLAQLLPRRSEFGGASTNLQREMELAGVRVVRNTRVDRALVEQERPDHVIIATGAEPYWPTFEQGGELQVVDAWQVLREQLPLGRSVVVVDWRCDWIGPGIAERLTRAGHRVQLAVNGTHCGENLPLYVRDQLAGELHRLGIPIIPYARLYGCDDTTVYLQHTASGEPMLLENIDTLVLCQGHQPVDTLGAELHGLVPFDRIGDCLAPRTAEEAIYEGLKVAWNL, from the coding sequence ATGTCGCACCCTGCCTTTCCACATCTGTTCGAACCCTTGGTGCTGCGCGGCAAACGCCTGAAAAACCGCATCATGTCCAGCGGGCATGACACCTCGATGCCCACCGATAACCGCGTCAATGCGCAGCTGATCGCCTACCACCGCGCTCGTGCCGAAGGCGGTGTAGGGCTGATCGTGTTGCAAGTCGCCGGGGTGCATGACAGCGCGCGGTACACCTCCCATGTGCTGATGGCGACTGACGACGGCTGCATCGACGGCTACCGCGAACTGGCCAACACCTGCCACGCCCAAGGCACCGTGGTGCTCTCGCAGATCTTTCACCCTGGGCGCGAAATCATGGAGTCGGCCGACGGCTTGCTGGCCGTGGCGTACTCGGCGTCCGGCGTGCCCAATGAGCGCTTTCGCGTGATGCCAAGGGCGTTGGACCAGGCGATGATCGACGCGATCGTTGCAGGTTATGCAGCGGCGGCCAGGCGCCTGCACCAGGCCGGGATCGACGGGGTTGAAGTGGTCGCCAGCCATGGGTACTTGCCGGCGCAATTTCTCAACCCTCGGGTGAACCGGCGCAGTGATGCTTACAACGGCTCCCTGGAGCATCGGCTGAAGTTCTTGAGAGACATCATCGCGGCGGTCCGGGCCGCCACCGACGACCAGTTCATCATCGGCCTGCGCATTTCTGCCGATGAACGCGATGCCGAGGGGCTCACCGAAACCGAATCCCTGGAGGCCGTGCAACGTCTGCAGGCACAGCTGGATTACGTGCATATCGTCGCGGGTACATCAGCCTCCCTGGGCGGCGCGATCCATATCGTGCCACCCATGGCGATTGCCGCTGCGTACCTTGCCGATGAGGCGGCGAGGTTCAAGGCCAGCCTGTCGATTCCGCTTTTCGTCACCGGGCGGATCAACCAGCCTCAGGAGGCGGAGCTGATATTGGCGCGCGGCCAGGCCGATGTCTGCGGCATGACGCGGGCGTTGATCTGCGACCCCCGGATGCCGGCCAAGACCCTCGAGGGGCGCGCTGAAGATGTGCGGGCGTGCATTGCCTGCAATCAAGCGTGCATCGGTCATTTTCACAAGGGCTTGCCGATCTCCTGCATCCAGCATCCGGAGACCGGCCGCGAGCTGATATTTGGTGAAATGCAAGGGGCGTTGAAGCGCAAACGCATCATGGTAGTAGGGGGTGGCCCGGCAGGCATGAAAGCGGCGGCAGTCGCCGCACAACGCGGGCATGACGTGACGCTGTACGAAGCCAGCGGGCAATTGGGTGGCCAAGTATTGCTGGCCCAACTGCTACCACGGCGCAGCGAATTCGGTGGTGCCAGTACCAACCTGCAACGTGAGATGGAACTGGCCGGTGTACGGGTGGTGCGCAATACCCGGGTCGACCGTGCCTTGGTGGAACAGGAACGTCCCGACCACGTGATCATCGCCACCGGCGCCGAACCTTACTGGCCAACCTTCGAGCAAGGCGGCGAGCTGCAGGTGGTGGACGCTTGGCAGGTGCTGCGCGAGCAACTCCCCCTGGGGCGCTCAGTGGTGGTGGTCGACTGGCGTTGCGATTGGATCGGCCCCGGCATTGCCGAGCGCCTGACACGCGCAGGCCACCGGGTACAACTGGCGGTCAATGGCACTCACTGCGGGGAAAACCTGCCGCTGTACGTGCGCGATCAACTGGCGGGCGAACTGCATCGGCTGGGCATCCCGATCATCCCCTACGCCCGCCTCTACGGTTGTGACGACACCACGGTCTACCTGCAACACACCGCCAGCGGCGAGCCGATGCTGCTAGAGAATATCGACACCCTGGTGTTGTGCCAGGGGCACCAGCCGGTGGACACTCTGGGCGCGGAGCTGCATGGCCTGGTGCCCTTTGATCGGATCGGCGACTGCCTGGCCCCGCGCACCGCCGAAGAGGCGATCTACGAAGGACTCAAGGTAGCGTGGAACCTGTGA
- a CDS encoding 5-guanidino-2-oxopentanoate decarboxylase, translating to MHDKTMTGGQALVRLLAQYGVDTVFGIPGVHTLELYRGLPGSGIRHVLTRHEQGAGFMADGYARVSGKPGVCFVITGPGVTNAATAIGQAYADSIPMLVISSVNSTASLGKGWGSLHETQDQRAITAPITAFSAVALSAEDLPELVARAFAVFDSERPRPVHISVPLDVLAAPIKRDWSHEVVRRPGRGLPSAEALDQAAAKLSVAKRPMIIAGGGALGAGEALQRLSTHLAAPFFTSVAGKGLLPVDDPLNAGSTLCVAPGWQLISEADVVLAVGTEMADTDYWRERLPLGGELLRVDIDPRKFNDFYPCAVALHGDARQTVQALLERLPSTPRNADDAIAKVSALLQAVESGHGPLQSIHQAILDRIAAELPANAFVSSDMTQLAYTGNYAYRSRAPRSWLHPTGYGTLGYGLPAGIGAKFGAPQRPGLVLVGDGGFLYTAQELATAVEELDSPLVVLLWNNDALGQIRDDMLDLDIEPIGVLPRNPDFALFAQAFGCTVNQPRNLDELQTDLRNGFKRNGVTLIELKHACAC from the coding sequence ATGCACGATAAAACCATGACCGGCGGCCAGGCCCTGGTGCGGTTGCTGGCGCAGTATGGCGTCGACACGGTGTTCGGCATTCCCGGCGTGCATACCCTGGAACTGTATCGCGGCCTGCCCGGCAGTGGCATTCGGCATGTGCTCACGCGCCATGAGCAAGGCGCCGGTTTCATGGCCGACGGCTATGCCAGGGTCAGCGGCAAGCCGGGCGTGTGCTTTGTGATTACAGGCCCTGGCGTGACCAATGCGGCCACCGCTATAGGCCAGGCCTATGCCGACTCGATTCCGATGTTGGTGATCTCCAGCGTCAACAGCACCGCCAGCCTCGGCAAAGGGTGGGGCAGCCTGCACGAAACCCAGGACCAGCGTGCGATCACCGCGCCGATCACGGCGTTTTCGGCGGTGGCGTTGAGCGCGGAGGATTTGCCCGAGCTGGTCGCCCGCGCCTTCGCGGTGTTCGACAGTGAGCGACCACGCCCAGTGCATATTTCGGTGCCGCTGGATGTGTTGGCCGCGCCGATCAAGCGCGACTGGAGCCACGAGGTGGTGCGTCGCCCAGGTCGCGGCCTGCCTTCTGCTGAAGCCTTGGATCAGGCCGCGGCCAAGCTCTCGGTGGCCAAGCGGCCAATGATCATTGCCGGCGGCGGTGCACTGGGGGCGGGCGAGGCGTTGCAGCGCTTGAGCACTCACTTGGCGGCGCCCTTCTTTACCAGTGTGGCGGGCAAGGGCTTGTTACCGGTCGACGACCCGCTCAATGCGGGTTCCACCCTGTGTGTCGCTCCGGGCTGGCAACTGATCAGCGAGGCGGATGTGGTGCTGGCGGTGGGTACGGAAATGGCCGACACCGACTATTGGCGCGAGCGTCTGCCCCTCGGCGGTGAGCTGCTGCGGGTCGACATCGACCCGCGCAAGTTCAATGACTTCTACCCCTGTGCCGTGGCGCTGCACGGCGATGCCCGCCAGACCGTTCAAGCCTTGTTGGAACGCCTGCCGTCCACCCCGCGTAACGCGGATGACGCCATCGCGAAGGTGTCTGCCTTGCTGCAGGCGGTCGAGTCGGGCCACGGCCCCTTGCAGTCCATCCACCAAGCCATTCTCGACCGCATTGCAGCCGAGCTTCCGGCCAACGCCTTTGTGAGCAGCGACATGACCCAGTTGGCCTACACCGGCAACTACGCCTACCGCAGTCGCGCCCCTCGAAGCTGGCTGCATCCCACCGGCTACGGCACCTTGGGCTATGGCCTGCCGGCGGGTATTGGCGCCAAATTCGGCGCGCCGCAACGACCGGGCCTGGTGCTGGTGGGCGATGGCGGTTTTCTCTACACCGCCCAGGAACTGGCCACTGCCGTCGAGGAGTTGGACAGCCCGCTGGTGGTGCTGCTGTGGAATAACGACGCCCTCGGCCAGATCCGCGACGACATGCTCGACCTGGATATCGAACCCATCGGCGTGCTGCCACGCAACCCGGATTTCGCACTGTTCGCCCAGGCATTCGGCTGCACCGTGAACCAGCCCCGCAACCTGGACGAGCTGCAGACGGACCTGCGCAATGGGTTCAAACGCAATGGCGTGACCCTGATCGAGTTGAAACATGCCTGTGCCTGTTGA
- a CDS encoding acetate--CoA ligase family protein has translation MSQAIRDNLKRLLAPRHLAFVGGRSMARALKRCADGGFTGPMWLVNPQHDSLDGVPCVRHVADLPCGPDAVFIATNRELTLTCVAELAAIGTGGAICYASGFAETGASGAVMQQQLLTAAGDMALLGPNCYGLLDYLHCSALWPVAHGGKAVEQGVAVLTQSGNFAYNLSMSDRSLPVAYMASVGNQAQLGVAELMDVLLDEPRVTAIGLHLEGLKNVPGFARAAHKALEKGIPIIALKTGVSQIGAELALSHTSSLSGSDVLYDSLFARLGVIRVSGPVSFVETLKAAACGNLPAGNSLIALACSGGDAGLIADYAERNHLALPKLDERQRSELAQVLPSYANLVNPLDFTTAIWGNREALNTMLDTALRTEADAAMLVLDYPAEFTGERQECDLLLELFCNAVSRHGKPGFVTSAFPELLPAHARERLHAQGIAALQGVEDALAAWGRIADYQNNRRVLLERGESILEPLCPQGLTGSGEALDEWASKQALRAFGLTTPAGVLSTPGRAVSDAELLGYPLVLKAVSTQLPHKTEAGAVVLNLQNGMALTTALAQMREHIAAYAPGVAFDQLLLESMAAPPLAELIVGIKRENDFGLALVIGAGGILVELLKDSRSLLLPTTDSAIRNALFSLRSAALLHGFRGRDRADMDALVAAIRAVADYACANAGQLLELDVNPLLVNAQGAVAVDALIRLGDEHAR, from the coding sequence ATGTCCCAGGCTATTCGCGACAATCTCAAGCGCCTGCTGGCGCCCCGGCACCTGGCCTTCGTCGGCGGGCGCAGCATGGCGCGTGCGCTCAAGCGCTGCGCCGATGGCGGGTTCACCGGGCCCATGTGGCTGGTCAACCCGCAGCATGACAGCCTCGATGGCGTCCCCTGTGTGCGCCATGTTGCCGACTTACCCTGTGGGCCGGACGCGGTATTTATCGCCACCAACCGCGAACTCACGTTGACCTGCGTCGCCGAACTCGCGGCCATCGGCACGGGCGGCGCCATCTGCTATGCCTCGGGCTTTGCCGAAACCGGGGCCAGCGGGGCGGTCATGCAGCAACAGCTCTTGACGGCGGCGGGTGACATGGCCTTGCTCGGCCCCAACTGCTACGGCTTGCTGGACTACCTGCACTGCTCGGCACTCTGGCCGGTAGCCCACGGCGGCAAGGCGGTAGAGCAGGGCGTAGCGGTGCTGACCCAAAGCGGCAACTTCGCCTACAACCTGTCGATGAGCGACCGTTCGCTGCCGGTGGCCTACATGGCCTCGGTGGGTAACCAGGCGCAATTGGGCGTTGCGGAATTGATGGATGTGCTGCTCGATGAGCCGCGCGTCACCGCTATCGGTCTGCACTTGGAAGGCTTGAAGAACGTGCCGGGGTTTGCCCGCGCAGCGCACAAAGCGCTGGAGAAAGGCATTCCGATTATCGCGTTGAAAACCGGTGTCTCGCAGATCGGTGCCGAGCTGGCCTTGAGTCATACCAGTTCGCTGTCCGGCTCCGACGTTCTGTACGACAGCCTGTTCGCACGGCTGGGCGTGATCCGCGTCAGCGGGCCGGTGAGTTTTGTCGAAACCCTCAAGGCTGCGGCGTGCGGCAATCTTCCTGCGGGCAATAGCCTGATCGCATTGGCCTGTTCCGGAGGCGATGCGGGGCTGATTGCCGACTATGCCGAGCGCAATCACCTGGCCCTGCCCAAGCTCGATGAACGCCAGCGCAGTGAGCTGGCGCAGGTATTGCCCAGCTATGCCAACCTGGTCAACCCGCTGGATTTCACGACCGCCATCTGGGGCAACCGTGAAGCCCTGAACACCATGCTCGACACCGCCCTGCGCACCGAAGCCGATGCCGCCATGCTGGTGCTGGATTACCCCGCCGAATTCACGGGCGAGCGCCAGGAGTGCGACCTGCTGTTGGAGCTGTTCTGTAACGCGGTCAGTCGCCATGGCAAGCCCGGCTTTGTCACCTCAGCCTTTCCCGAATTGCTGCCGGCTCATGCCCGTGAGCGCCTGCATGCCCAAGGCATTGCGGCGTTGCAGGGAGTTGAAGACGCACTGGCGGCCTGGGGGCGGATTGCCGACTACCAGAACAACCGACGCGTCTTGCTGGAGCGGGGCGAATCGATCCTCGAACCGCTGTGCCCCCAAGGCCTTACGGGCAGCGGCGAGGCGCTCGACGAATGGGCCTCCAAGCAGGCGTTGCGTGCATTCGGCCTGACTACGCCCGCCGGGGTGCTGAGCACGCCGGGAAGGGCTGTCAGCGATGCAGAACTACTGGGTTATCCGCTGGTGCTCAAGGCAGTCAGCACCCAGCTGCCGCATAAGACCGAAGCCGGTGCCGTGGTGCTCAACCTGCAAAACGGTATGGCGCTGACCACCGCACTGGCGCAGATGCGCGAGCACATCGCGGCTTATGCGCCGGGTGTCGCCTTTGACCAACTGCTGCTGGAGTCCATGGCTGCACCACCGCTGGCCGAGTTGATCGTGGGCATCAAGCGCGAAAACGATTTTGGCCTGGCGCTGGTCATTGGCGCCGGCGGCATCCTGGTCGAATTGCTCAAGGACAGCCGCAGCTTGCTGCTGCCCACCACCGACAGCGCAATCCGCAATGCCCTGTTCAGCCTGCGCAGCGCCGCGTTGCTGCACGGTTTTCGCGGTCGAGACCGGGCGGACATGGACGCGTTGGTGGCAGCGATCCGCGCGGTCGCCGATTACGCCTGCGCCAACGCCGGGCAGTTGCTGGAGTTGGATGTCAACCCATTGTTGGTCAATGCCCAGGGCGCCGTGGCGGTCGATGCATTGATTCGTCTAGGAGATGAACATGCACGATAA
- a CDS encoding acyl-CoA dehydrogenase family protein, translated as MNFQLSQEQDMLVDAVRSFVAKELLPHEEAVDRADEVSPELAAQIRDKAIAAGFYAFNMPEEVGGGGLDYLSQALIERELSKVSWALHVFVARPSKILMACTGSQIGDYLLPCVQGKKIDCFALTEPGAGSDANAIKTRAVRRGDDFVMNGSKHFISHAGHADFAIVFAVTDTYEHNGRQRNAVTSFLVDRGTPGMTIRRGPKCVSNRGYHTYEMFFDDCRVPASKVLGEVGKGWDVANAWLTAGRVMVAANCVGQAQRALEVSLQWAADRKQFGQPIGTYQGVSFKLADMATQIRAAELLTLHTAWKMDQGTMTDGEAGMAKLFASETLGKVADEAVQIFGGMGLMDEGPVERIWRNARIERIWEGTSEIQRHIIARELLRPLLR; from the coding sequence ATGAATTTCCAACTCAGCCAAGAACAAGACATGTTGGTGGACGCGGTACGCAGTTTTGTTGCCAAGGAATTGTTGCCTCATGAGGAGGCGGTGGACCGTGCCGATGAGGTCTCGCCCGAACTGGCTGCACAGATTCGCGACAAGGCGATTGCCGCCGGTTTCTACGCGTTCAACATGCCGGAAGAGGTGGGTGGTGGAGGCCTGGATTACCTGTCCCAGGCCCTGATCGAGAGGGAGTTGTCGAAGGTCTCGTGGGCACTGCACGTGTTTGTCGCACGGCCGTCCAAGATCTTGATGGCGTGCACGGGGTCACAGATTGGCGACTACTTGTTGCCGTGCGTGCAGGGCAAGAAAATCGACTGCTTTGCCCTCACCGAACCCGGCGCCGGTTCCGATGCCAACGCCATCAAGACCCGTGCGGTGCGCAGGGGTGATGACTTCGTGATGAATGGCAGCAAGCACTTTATCAGTCATGCCGGGCACGCCGATTTCGCCATTGTGTTCGCGGTCACCGATACCTATGAACACAATGGCCGGCAGCGCAACGCCGTGACCTCGTTCCTGGTGGATCGTGGCACCCCCGGCATGACCATCCGCCGTGGCCCCAAATGCGTGAGCAACCGGGGCTACCACACCTATGAAATGTTCTTCGACGACTGCCGTGTCCCGGCCTCCAAAGTACTGGGCGAAGTGGGCAAGGGTTGGGACGTGGCCAATGCCTGGCTCACCGCCGGCCGCGTGATGGTCGCCGCCAACTGCGTCGGCCAGGCCCAGCGCGCGCTGGAGGTGTCGCTGCAATGGGCGGCGGACCGCAAGCAATTCGGCCAGCCCATCGGCACCTATCAAGGCGTGAGCTTCAAGTTGGCGGACATGGCCACGCAGATTCGCGCAGCCGAACTGCTGACCCTGCACACCGCCTGGAAGATGGACCAGGGCACCATGACCGACGGCGAGGCCGGCATGGCCAAGCTGTTTGCCAGTGAAACCCTGGGCAAGGTCGCTGACGAGGCGGTGCAGATTTTCGGCGGAATGGGCTTGATGGACGAAGGGCCAGTGGAACGCATCTGGCGCAACGCGCGGATCGAGCGGATCTGGGAGGGCACCTCGGAAATCCAGCGCCATATCATTGCCCGTGAACTGTTGCGGCCGCTGTTGCGCTGA
- a CDS encoding TetR family transcriptional regulator C-terminal domain-containing protein, with amino-acid sequence MTQESRFSRMEPEVRKATLVQATLTCLKRDGFQGASIRKISAEAGVSVGLISHHYSGKDELVAEAYRTITGQVMSLLRETMAKAPPNPRERLSALFRGSFSAELLDPHLLDAWLVFWGAVKTAPAINLAHEHSYGEYRTIMRSALTDMAREEGWKHFDADLAAIGLSALLDGLWLESGLNPGTFTPEQGIQICEAWVDGLQAGGRQRYQLKP; translated from the coding sequence ATGACCCAGGAATCCCGTTTTTCCAGGATGGAGCCGGAAGTGCGCAAGGCCACGCTGGTGCAGGCCACGCTCACGTGCCTCAAGCGTGATGGTTTCCAGGGCGCGTCGATCCGCAAGATCAGCGCCGAGGCCGGGGTGTCGGTGGGGCTGATCAGCCATCACTATTCGGGCAAGGATGAACTGGTGGCCGAGGCCTACCGGACCATCACCGGCCAGGTCATGAGCCTGCTGCGCGAGACCATGGCCAAGGCACCGCCGAACCCCAGGGAGCGTCTGTCGGCGTTGTTCCGTGGCTCGTTTTCCGCCGAATTGCTCGACCCGCACCTGCTGGACGCCTGGCTGGTGTTCTGGGGCGCGGTAAAGACGGCGCCGGCAATCAACCTGGCCCACGAGCATTCCTACGGCGAGTACCGCACCATCATGCGTTCGGCGCTGACCGACATGGCCAGGGAGGAGGGCTGGAAGCACTTCGACGCCGACCTCGCCGCCATCGGCTTGAGCGCATTGCTCGACGGGTTATGGCTGGAGTCGGGGCTCAACCCCGGCACCTTCACACCCGAGCAGGGCATTCAAATCTGTGAAGCCTGGGTGGACGGGCTGCAGGCCGGTGGCCGCCAGCGATATCAGCTCAAACCCTGA
- a CDS encoding class II aldolase/adducin family protein, producing MTHSTEQQLREQLAACYRLIAHYRMSDLIFTHISVRIPGPEHHFLINPYGLMFDEITASSLVKIGLDGHAVEPSAYAVNPAGFVIHSAIHGAREDAQCVLHTHTRAGCAVAALACGLLPVNQISMEFYGKVAYHDYEGVALDMDEQQRLVQDLGDKPVLMLRNHGLLTVGETVSQAFLRMYYLEKACDIQIAAQACGPLVLPPAEVCAYTEQQFNNPGRPLEEGELVDLDAMQLAWAALLRMLDRVSPGYRD from the coding sequence ATGACGCACTCCACCGAACAACAACTGCGTGAACAGCTCGCCGCGTGCTATCGATTGATCGCGCACTACCGCATGAGCGACCTGATTTTTACGCATATCTCGGTGCGCATCCCTGGGCCTGAACATCACTTCCTGATCAACCCGTATGGGCTGATGTTCGACGAAATCACCGCGTCCAGCCTGGTCAAGATCGGCTTGGACGGCCACGCCGTGGAACCCTCCGCCTATGCGGTCAACCCGGCGGGTTTTGTGATCCACAGCGCGATCCACGGTGCGCGTGAAGACGCCCAGTGCGTGTTGCACACCCACACCCGTGCAGGCTGTGCGGTGGCCGCGTTGGCGTGCGGGTTGTTGCCGGTTAACCAGATTTCGATGGAGTTCTACGGCAAAGTCGCCTACCACGACTACGAAGGCGTGGCCCTCGACATGGATGAGCAGCAGAGGCTGGTACAGGACCTGGGCGATAAGCCGGTGCTGATGCTGCGTAACCACGGTTTGCTCACCGTCGGCGAGACGGTCAGCCAGGCGTTCCTGCGCATGTACTATCTGGAGAAGGCCTGCGATATCCAGATTGCCGCCCAGGCGTGCGGCCCGCTGGTGCTGCCGCCTGCCGAGGTCTGCGCCTACACCGAGCAGCAATTCAACAACCCTGGCCGACCACTGGAGGAGGGCGAGCTGGTCGACCTGGACGCCATGCAATTGGCGTGGGCGGCGTTGCTGCGGATGCTGGATCGGGTGTCGCCGGGGTATCGCGACTGA
- a CDS encoding ABC transporter substrate-binding protein translates to MSENNNKMTQAMHRRDFLKHSAVAGAVAAAFSMGLPLHAFAAEATPKPGGVLRLGLAGGSTTDSRDPGSWVDTFTFVGFSAVYNTLTEIAVDGSAIPELAERFESTPDARVWTFYLRPGVTFHNGKSLAAEDVVASINHHLDAKSTSAAKTVLGDVASVTAKGTDAVVFELHSGNADFAYVVADYHLVIMPAKDGVADWQAGVGTSGYRLKSFEPGVRMDLERNPDYWKPGRAHFASAELLAIADGAARVNALVTGQVDVINKVDLKTVALLKRNPGLVIEETKGAQHYTFPMLCDSNEFKNNDIRMAMKHAINRETLLASVLHGYGLVGNDHPIQPGSRFINSALEQRAYDPEKSRFYLRKAGVESLKVRLQASDAAYTGAVDASVLFKEQARQAGIDIDVVREPADGFFSNVWMKQPFTTSFWYSSLTADRMFSIGYAKGAAWNETHWDNPRFNQLLNAARGEMNAPLRQEMYNEMQALCRDDGGAIVPLFASSVAARSNRVNHGPLTAPYGELDGLRLIERWWQA, encoded by the coding sequence GTGAGCGAAAACAACAACAAAATGACTCAAGCGATGCACCGACGGGACTTTCTCAAACACAGCGCCGTGGCCGGTGCGGTGGCGGCGGCGTTTTCCATGGGCCTGCCGTTGCACGCCTTTGCCGCCGAAGCCACGCCCAAGCCTGGCGGCGTGTTGCGCCTGGGCCTGGCCGGAGGCAGTACCACCGATTCCCGCGACCCTGGCTCCTGGGTCGACACCTTCACCTTTGTCGGCTTTTCGGCGGTGTACAACACCCTCACCGAAATCGCGGTGGATGGCAGCGCGATTCCCGAATTGGCCGAACGGTTCGAATCCACGCCCGATGCGCGGGTGTGGACCTTCTACTTGCGCCCCGGCGTGACCTTTCACAACGGCAAGAGCCTGGCCGCCGAGGATGTGGTGGCGTCGATCAATCATCACCTCGACGCCAAGTCCACTTCAGCCGCCAAGACCGTCCTCGGCGATGTCGCCAGCGTCACGGCCAAAGGTACGGATGCGGTAGTGTTCGAGTTGCATTCGGGCAATGCTGACTTCGCCTACGTGGTCGCCGATTACCACTTGGTGATCATGCCTGCCAAGGACGGCGTGGCTGACTGGCAAGCCGGCGTAGGCACCAGCGGCTATCGCCTGAAAAGCTTCGAACCCGGCGTGCGCATGGACCTGGAGCGCAACCCCGACTACTGGAAACCCGGCCGCGCGCACTTCGCCAGCGCCGAGCTACTGGCCATCGCCGACGGCGCCGCGCGGGTCAATGCGCTGGTCACCGGGCAGGTGGATGTGATCAACAAGGTCGACCTGAAAACCGTGGCGCTGCTCAAGCGCAACCCCGGTTTGGTGATTGAAGAAACCAAGGGCGCGCAGCACTACACCTTCCCGATGCTGTGCGACAGCAATGAGTTCAAGAACAACGACATCCGCATGGCAATGAAGCACGCGATTAACCGCGAGACGCTTCTGGCTTCGGTGCTGCATGGCTACGGTCTGGTGGGCAACGACCATCCGATCCAGCCCGGCAGCCGTTTTATCAACAGCGCCCTTGAGCAACGTGCCTACGACCCGGAGAAGTCGCGCTTCTACCTGCGCAAGGCCGGTGTGGAGTCGCTCAAGGTACGCCTGCAAGCTTCTGACGCCGCCTACACCGGCGCGGTGGACGCCTCGGTGTTGTTCAAGGAACAGGCACGCCAGGCCGGCATCGACATCGATGTGGTACGCGAACCGGCCGACGGGTTCTTCTCCAATGTGTGGATGAAGCAGCCGTTCACCACCTCCTTCTGGTACAGCAGCCTGACCGCCGACCGCATGTTCAGCATCGGCTATGCCAAGGGGGCGGCCTGGAATGAAACCCACTGGGACAACCCGCGCTTCAACCAACTGCTCAACGCCGCCCGTGGCGAGATGAACGCGCCGCTGCGCCAGGAGATGTACAACGAAATGCAGGCGCTGTGCCGGGACGATGGCGGCGCGATTGTGCCGCTGTTTGCCAGCTCGGTGGCGGCGCGTTCGAACCGGGTCAACCATGGGCCGCTGACGGCGCCTTATGGCGAGTTGGATGGGTTGCGGTTGATCGAGCGGTGGTGGCAGGCCTGA